One window of Microcoleus vaginatus PCC 9802 genomic DNA carries:
- a CDS encoding PAS domain S-box protein translates to MISLPDITIVNQIYESANSLVYRGILKSNQQPLILKLLKEDYPTPAELYRYQQEYEITRRLNLEETIKAYELRKYQNTQVMLLEDFGGESLKILLDGRPLALPEFLHLAIQITEALGKVHQKKVIHKDINPSNIVLNPQTGQLKIIDFGLSTILSQENTTLKSPHLLEGTLAYISPEQTGRMNRAIDYRTDFYSLGVTFYELLTNQLPFESVDALELVHCHIAKQPTLPHEINPEIPLIVSEIVRKLMAKTAENRYQSAWGINADLKQCFAQSRNGKKIKAFSLGYQDISPQLQLPQKLYGRKSEIESLVAAFERVASGKEKQVVARNETTTDSQKWSLQRQTELMLISGYSGIGKSALVQELYKLITQKNGYFIAGKFDQLQRDIPYQALVAAFQELVRQLLTETQAQLQQWQEKIRRALGINGQIIIDVIPEVELIIGKQNPVPELPATEARNRFNLAFQKFIQVFCQKEHPLVLFLDDLQWTDSATLQLLQLIMTHANTQYLFLIGAYRDNEVSASHPAMLTLSEISKQGVVVNHLSLSPLNLNQVNEFIADTLKTECIHTQRLAELVWDKTQGNPFFVKEFLKSLYTEQFLKFDTNAGAWSWNLEQIITRNITDNVVEFMSAKIQLLSEPTQKVLRLAACMGNKFDLTTLSTLNETSPKETANELWDAIQAGLILPVGDEYKFIQTDRDSKDFKITYKFAHDRIQQAAYSLIPPDDKQAAHWKVGQLLLQNTPPQVLQQKIFDIVNQLNFGIEAIDVQLEKDKLAQLNLIAGKKAKASAAWKPAWNYLSIGINCLSADSWLRQYDLTLALYVETVEAAILSGNVEEMEKLAELVLQQATSLLDKVKVYEVKIQAYTAQNKPLEAIDTALSVLKLLGIRFPKKPTHLNIFLELVKTKLSLVGKRVEDLIDLPAMTNPDKLAAMRILSSVLSAAHFARPELLPLIAFKQVYLSIKYGNTSVSSCAYATYGLILSGETVGDIDTGYQFGKLAILLLDKFNTKELQARTIFIVNYFVNHWKEHLRETLNPLQNAYSIALETGDLEYAAYAVCVYSYHSYVLGKELATVEAEMAMYSNTLSQLKQETSYYYNQLTRQVVLNLMGRAEDKCRLIGESYDETKMLPLHIEANAQNLCRSLYFFKLVLCYIFQDYQQAIENAKSAEKYSDSAVGTIPLYHFYNSLLYLAIYSDAPKSEKKFILQKVKANQKKIKKWAQFAPMTHLHKFYLVEAERYRVLGEKARAIDYYDRAIALAKEHDYINEEALANELAAKFYITWEKEQVAQAYMTNAYYCYLRWGATAKLTDLKRQYPELLKRFTTADFSAQSRRNLSDTSNSTSGELLDLAALMKASGAIASEIELDKLLTTLMRILLESCGAQTGYLILESQGQLRVEASGEANSNQVMVLQSTPIETCLPLSIIHYVERTKQGLIETNVAREGRFTQDAYIKTQQPKSILCAPLLNQGQLIGIVYLENNLADGVFTPDRLELIQLLSTQAAIALTNARLYTQVQSTQNRLNKFLNAIPFGISVHDAKGQLVYANPVSQQLLNIQDLPKAEIEQLSKTYHIYRAGTGEMYPVEQLPLVRSLGGEKTWADDLELHYSERIVPLEVTSTPIFDDTGNVEYAIAAFQDISERKQAQITLIENVRLEQEIRERQKTEEALQQSEARYLGILEDQTELIARYLPDGTVTFVNEGFCRFFGLTREQLIGHHYEPVVFEEDREYVTRLVNSISKENPVVTIENRVIVSSQVRWTQWVNRGIFDDSGCIVELQAVGRDISARKKVEAELERAKEAAVAANLAKSTFLANMSHELRTPLNAILGFSQLMNQDTNLLTEQKENLNIIQRSGEHLLSLINQVLDLSKVEAGGMTLSENNLNLHHFLAEIEDIFALKANDQSLHLRFECAADVPKYICADEVKLRQVLINFISNAVKFTSSGSVSLEVKNKQVKAQSEAGTKTTNNPQSTTITFEVKDTGVGIAAEELENLFKPFVQTASGQKVQQGTGLGLTISRQFVRLMGGEITVISHGKAFTPGMPLKEFLEDTTGTTFKFDIPVGIADASAIQNQPHSRRVVALAPNQPQYRILVVDDRDYNRQLLVKLLKPVGFEVEEASNGIEALEIWDSYSPHLIWMDMRMPVMDGYEATKRIKGTLKGQATAVIAITASVWEEEKAVILSAGCDDFVRKPFHTEAIFDIMAKHLGVGYIYQEQELPSSPSNVTGEPLNFTDLLAAMSKKWRVKLYEAAIDADSELVFQLLEEIPESHAFELQTLRNWVNKFQFEKILDLTEPLIGE, encoded by the coding sequence ATGATTTCACTGCCAGATATCACAATAGTCAACCAAATCTACGAAAGTGCGAATTCCCTCGTATACCGAGGCATCCTCAAATCAAATCAGCAACCTTTGATTTTGAAACTCCTCAAAGAGGATTACCCCACACCAGCCGAACTTTACCGCTATCAGCAGGAATACGAAATCACTCGCCGTCTCAACCTAGAGGAAACGATTAAAGCCTACGAACTGCGAAAATACCAGAACACACAAGTCATGTTGTTAGAGGATTTTGGAGGAGAGTCCTTAAAAATCCTGCTGGATGGCCGTCCCTTGGCTTTACCAGAGTTTCTCCACCTAGCCATCCAAATCACAGAGGCGTTAGGCAAAGTTCATCAAAAAAAGGTCATTCACAAAGATATCAATCCCTCTAATATTGTCTTGAATCCTCAAACCGGACAATTAAAAATTATTGACTTTGGCTTATCTACCATCCTATCCCAAGAGAATACCACCCTCAAAAGTCCTCATCTTCTAGAAGGGACATTGGCTTATATTTCCCCCGAACAAACAGGCAGGATGAATCGAGCGATAGACTACCGCACTGACTTTTATTCTCTTGGCGTTACTTTCTATGAACTGCTAACCAACCAGTTGCCTTTTGAATCCGTCGATGCACTTGAGTTAGTCCATTGCCATATTGCCAAACAACCGACTCTACCTCATGAAATCAATCCAGAAATTCCCTTGATAGTCTCAGAAATTGTCAGAAAATTAATGGCAAAAACGGCGGAAAATAGATATCAAAGTGCTTGGGGAATCAACGCTGATTTAAAACAATGTTTCGCTCAATCTAGAAATGGCAAAAAAATTAAAGCTTTTTCCTTGGGATACCAAGATATTTCTCCTCAATTGCAACTCCCTCAAAAACTGTACGGGAGAAAATCAGAAATTGAGTCCTTAGTGGCTGCATTTGAGCGCGTAGCTTCGGGAAAAGAGAAACAAGTAGTTGCGAGAAACGAAACTACAACTGATTCACAAAAATGGTCGCTACAAAGACAAACTGAACTAATGCTAATTTCTGGATACTCTGGTATTGGGAAATCAGCTTTAGTTCAGGAATTGTATAAGCTCATCACTCAAAAAAACGGCTACTTTATTGCAGGTAAATTTGACCAGTTGCAACGCGATATTCCCTATCAAGCTTTAGTCGCTGCCTTCCAAGAATTGGTACGACAATTACTCACCGAAACTCAAGCGCAATTACAACAGTGGCAAGAGAAGATTCGACGGGCATTAGGAATCAACGGACAAATTATTATTGATGTCATTCCCGAAGTTGAACTGATTATTGGCAAACAGAATCCCGTCCCCGAATTACCTGCAACAGAAGCACGAAATCGGTTTAATTTAGCTTTTCAAAAATTTATTCAGGTTTTTTGCCAAAAAGAACATCCCCTCGTCCTATTTCTAGACGACCTTCAGTGGACAGACAGCGCTACCCTGCAATTACTCCAGTTGATAATGACCCATGCTAATACTCAATATCTGTTTTTAATTGGAGCTTATCGAGATAACGAAGTGAGTGCAAGTCATCCTGCCATGCTGACTTTATCTGAGATAAGCAAGCAGGGGGTAGTGGTTAACCATCTCTCCCTTTCACCCCTAAATTTAAACCAGGTTAATGAATTCATTGCAGATACGCTGAAGACTGAGTGCATCCATACCCAAAGATTAGCCGAGTTGGTTTGGGACAAAACACAGGGAAATCCCTTTTTTGTCAAGGAGTTTCTCAAGTCACTTTATACAGAGCAATTCCTGAAATTTGATACTAATGCTGGGGCTTGGTCTTGGAATTTAGAACAAATTATAACTAGGAACATTACGGATAATGTTGTTGAATTCATGTCCGCGAAAATTCAACTTTTATCAGAACCCACACAAAAAGTTTTACGGTTAGCCGCTTGTATGGGCAACAAATTTGATTTGACAACGCTTTCAACCCTCAATGAAACTTCTCCAAAAGAAACGGCCAATGAATTATGGGATGCCATTCAAGCGGGATTGATATTACCGGTCGGGGATGAGTACAAATTTATTCAAACAGACCGAGACTCGAAGGACTTCAAAATTACTTATAAATTTGCTCATGACCGCATCCAGCAAGCCGCCTATTCCCTAATTCCCCCAGACGACAAGCAAGCGGCTCACTGGAAAGTCGGGCAACTGTTGTTACAAAATACACCACCACAGGTACTCCAACAAAAGATTTTTGATATTGTCAATCAGCTCAACTTCGGTATTGAAGCAATTGACGTTCAGTTAGAAAAAGATAAACTTGCTCAATTAAATCTGATTGCTGGCAAAAAAGCGAAGGCATCAGCGGCTTGGAAACCGGCCTGGAATTACTTAAGCATTGGTATAAATTGCCTGAGTGCAGATAGTTGGCTTCGTCAGTACGACCTAACTTTGGCACTTTATGTGGAAACAGTAGAAGCTGCTATCTTGAGTGGCAACGTTGAGGAAATGGAAAAATTGGCTGAGCTTGTGCTTCAACAAGCTACTTCATTGCTGGACAAAGTGAAAGTCTATGAAGTCAAAATTCAAGCCTATACAGCACAAAACAAACCTCTAGAAGCTATAGATACGGCACTTTCAGTATTAAAGCTGTTGGGGATTCGCTTTCCCAAAAAACCCACTCACTTAAATATTTTCCTTGAACTGGTGAAGACAAAGTTAAGTTTAGTAGGGAAGCGAGTTGAGGACTTAATCGACTTACCAGCGATGACTAATCCTGATAAACTGGCAGCAATGCGTATCCTATCAAGTGTACTTTCTGCTGCCCATTTTGCCCGACCTGAATTGCTACCGTTAATTGCGTTTAAACAGGTCTACTTATCAATCAAATATGGGAATACTTCTGTGTCTTCTTGTGCCTATGCTACTTACGGACTAATTCTGTCTGGGGAAACCGTAGGAGACATTGATACGGGTTATCAATTTGGGAAACTTGCTATCTTGTTACTCGATAAGTTTAATACTAAAGAACTCCAAGCCCGAACCATATTTATTGTTAATTACTTTGTCAACCATTGGAAAGAGCATCTTAGGGAAACTTTAAACCCTTTGCAAAATGCTTACTCGATCGCTCTAGAAACTGGAGACTTAGAATATGCAGCTTATGCAGTTTGCGTATACTCCTACCATTCCTATGTATTGGGGAAGGAATTGGCAACAGTAGAGGCAGAGATGGCAATGTACAGTAATACCCTCAGCCAACTGAAGCAAGAAACATCCTATTACTACAACCAACTGACTCGACAGGTTGTATTGAACTTGATGGGCCGGGCTGAAGATAAATGCCGTTTAATCGGTGAAAGCTATGACGAAACAAAAATGTTGCCTCTGCATATAGAGGCGAATGCTCAAAATCTTTGTCGTTCCCTCTATTTTTTTAAGTTAGTTCTCTGCTATATTTTTCAAGACTATCAGCAAGCTATAGAAAATGCTAAATCAGCCGAAAAATATAGCGATAGCGCTGTAGGTACTATTCCTCTCTACCATTTCTACAATTCTTTACTTTATCTGGCTATCTATTCTGACGCACCCAAATCCGAAAAAAAATTCATCCTCCAGAAGGTGAAAGCCAACCAGAAAAAGATCAAAAAATGGGCGCAGTTTGCTCCGATGACTCACCTCCATAAATTCTATCTAGTGGAGGCAGAGCGATATCGAGTTTTGGGTGAAAAGGCTAGGGCGATCGACTATTACGATCGCGCCATTGCCTTAGCCAAAGAACATGACTACATCAACGAAGAGGCTTTGGCTAATGAACTGGCTGCCAAATTCTACATCACTTGGGAAAAAGAGCAAGTGGCTCAAGCCTATATGACAAATGCTTACTACTGCTATTTACGTTGGGGTGCAACAGCTAAATTGACTGATTTGAAACGGCAGTACCCAGAACTTTTAAAGCGTTTTACCACAGCCGATTTCTCGGCTCAATCGCGCCGCAACCTGTCTGATACATCTAACAGCACTTCAGGCGAACTCCTGGATTTGGCAGCCTTGATGAAAGCATCTGGGGCAATTGCCAGTGAAATTGAGTTGGATAAACTCCTCACGACTTTGATGAGAATTCTGCTGGAAAGCTGTGGTGCACAAACTGGCTATCTAATTTTAGAGTCTCAAGGACAACTAAGAGTCGAAGCGTCAGGTGAGGCTAACTCAAATCAAGTGATGGTATTGCAATCTACTCCTATAGAAACCTGTCTTCCTTTGTCGATTATTCACTATGTTGAGAGGACTAAACAAGGACTGATTGAAACCAATGTTGCCCGTGAAGGCCGATTTACCCAAGATGCTTATATCAAAACACAGCAGCCCAAGTCTATCCTTTGCGCCCCTCTACTCAATCAAGGGCAATTAATTGGCATTGTTTACTTGGAAAATAATTTAGCAGATGGGGTTTTTACACCCGATCGCCTGGAACTGATTCAATTGCTCTCAACACAAGCGGCGATCGCCCTTACCAACGCCAGACTCTACACCCAAGTACAATCGACGCAAAATCGCCTGAATAAATTCCTTAATGCCATTCCTTTTGGCATATCCGTTCACGACGCCAAAGGACAACTGGTTTACGCCAATCCAGTTTCACAGCAGTTACTGAATATTCAAGATTTACCCAAAGCCGAAATCGAGCAACTCTCAAAAACCTATCACATTTATCGGGCAGGCACAGGGGAGATGTATCCAGTGGAACAGCTACCCTTGGTGCGATCGCTTGGCGGTGAAAAAACATGGGCGGATGATTTGGAACTGCACTACAGTGAGCGAATCGTTCCCTTAGAAGTAACCAGCACGCCAATTTTTGATGACACGGGTAATGTAGAATATGCGATCGCAGCTTTTCAAGATATTAGCGAACGCAAGCAGGCACAGATTACGCTCATCGAAAATGTCCGCTTAGAACAGGAAATTCGCGAGCGCCAAAAAACAGAAGAGGCTCTGCAGCAGAGCGAGGCACGCTACCTTGGTATTCTGGAAGACCAGACAGAACTGATTGCCCGGTATCTGCCAGATGGTACCGTTACCTTTGTCAATGAAGGCTTCTGTCGATTTTTTGGACTGACAAGGGAACAACTCATCGGGCATCACTACGAACCTGTCGTGTTTGAGGAAGACCGCGAATATGTAACCAGACTCGTCAATTCCATTAGCAAAGAAAATCCCGTTGTCACAATTGAAAATCGGGTGATTGTTAGTTCCCAAGTGCGTTGGACGCAGTGGGTTAACCGAGGGATATTTGATGATTCCGGTTGCATTGTTGAATTACAGGCCGTAGGACGAGATATCAGCGCGCGCAAAAAAGTTGAAGCAGAACTCGAACGAGCTAAAGAAGCAGCCGTTGCCGCCAACCTCGCCAAAAGCACTTTCCTTGCCAACATGAGCCACGAATTGCGAACTCCCCTGAATGCCATTCTCGGTTTTTCTCAACTGATGAATCAGGATACAAATCTGTTAACTGAACAAAAAGAGAACCTCAACATCATTCAGCGCAGTGGAGAGCATTTATTATCTCTAATTAATCAGGTGCTTGACCTTTCCAAAGTTGAAGCTGGAGGCATGACGCTATCTGAAAATAATTTGAACCTTCATCACTTTTTAGCTGAAATCGAGGATATCTTTGCGTTGAAAGCCAACGATCAAAGCTTACACTTACGCTTTGAATGTGCTGCCGATGTTCCTAAATATATCTGCGCTGATGAAGTTAAGTTGCGGCAAGTGCTGATTAATTTTATCAGTAATGCTGTTAAGTTTACCTCTTCGGGAAGTGTGTCTTTAGAGGTAAAAAATAAACAGGTAAAAGCCCAAAGTGAAGCGGGAACAAAAACAACCAACAACCCACAATCAACAACCATTACCTTTGAAGTAAAAGATACGGGAGTTGGCATTGCGGCAGAGGAACTGGAGAATCTATTCAAACCCTTCGTGCAAACAGCATCCGGTCAAAAAGTGCAGCAAGGAACCGGATTAGGACTGACCATTAGCCGTCAATTTGTCCGCTTGATGGGAGGTGAAATAACAGTCATTAGTCACGGTAAAGCTTTCACCCCTGGAATGCCTCTCAAGGAATTTTTAGAAGACACAACGGGCACAACATTTAAATTTGACATTCCTGTGGGCATCGCTGATGCCAGCGCCATTCAAAATCAACCCCACAGTCGTCGCGTCGTTGCCCTAGCGCCTAACCAACCCCAATATCGCATCCTAGTAGTGGACGATCGAGATTACAATCGGCAACTGTTAGTTAAACTCCTCAAACCTGTTGGTTTTGAAGTGGAAGAAGCGAGTAACGGTATTGAAGCGCTTGAAATTTGGGATTCCTACTCACCCCATCTCATCTGGATGGACATGAGAATGCCCGTTATGGATGGGTATGAAGCCACGAAACGCATTAAAGGCACCCTTAAAGGTCAAGCTACTGCTGTTATTGCTATTACTGCTAGCGTGTGGGAAGAAGAAAAGGCAGTTATTTTATCGGCTGGTTGTGATGATTTTGTGCGAAAACCGTTCCACACAGAAGCCATCTTTGACATCATGGCTAAACATTTGGGAGTCGGTTATATTTATCAGGAGCAAGAGCTACCGTCTTCCCCTTCTAATGTGACTGGAGAACCGTTAAATTTCACTGATTTATTAGCAGCGATGTCAAAAAAATGGAGAGTAAAATTATATGAAGCAGCTATTGACGCGGATTCGGAATTAGTTTTTCAACTCCTAGAGGAGATTCCTGAATCTCACGCTTTCGAGCTTCAAACTCTCAGAAATTGGGTGAATAAGTTTCAGTTTGAGAAGATTCTCGATTTAACTGAACCCTTGATTGGTGAATGA
- a CDS encoding polysaccharide deacetylase — MRIGKNLQKFLLFTIAFFFAVSLLIKITKFHNYFGINRADTEVKVVALTYDDGPYPPYTNQLLDILDRYKVKATFFEIGRNIEKHPEIVKMIVARGDELANHSYSHKDMMFKPREVLLSEIEKTDKLLQEVGVKQDSISFRPPWGRRFVVLSYLLSQMHKQLIMWDVDSQDYEKTLTAEDIATRVIKNVRSGSIVVMHDGGGDRSKTVAATEMIVKDLQSKGYEFKTVSELLKSQ, encoded by the coding sequence ATGCGAATCGGTAAAAATCTACAAAAGTTTCTGCTTTTCACAATAGCCTTCTTTTTCGCAGTATCGCTGTTGATTAAAATTACTAAATTTCACAATTATTTTGGAATCAACCGTGCCGATACCGAAGTAAAAGTTGTTGCCCTCACCTACGATGACGGGCCCTATCCTCCCTATACAAATCAGCTTTTAGATATCTTAGACCGCTATAAAGTTAAAGCAACTTTTTTTGAAATCGGCCGCAATATTGAGAAACATCCAGAAATCGTGAAAATGATTGTCGCGAGGGGAGATGAGTTGGCAAACCATTCCTACTCTCACAAAGATATGATGTTTAAACCCCGGGAAGTTTTGCTGTCTGAGATTGAAAAAACAGACAAACTTTTGCAGGAAGTTGGGGTTAAGCAAGACAGTATTAGTTTTCGGCCGCCTTGGGGTAGGCGATTTGTGGTTTTGTCTTATTTGCTATCCCAAATGCACAAACAACTGATTATGTGGGATGTGGATTCCCAAGATTATGAAAAAACACTCACGGCGGAAGATATCGCAACTCGGGTGATTAAAAATGTGCGATCGGGTTCGATTGTGGTGATGCACGACGGCGGGGGCGATCGCTCGAAAACCGTAGCAGCAACTGAGATGATTGTTAAGGATTTGCAGTCGAAAGGTTACGAGTTTAAAACTGTTTCTGAGTTGTTGAAATCGCAGTAG